In Sphingobacterium sp. SRCM116780, the genomic stretch GGTCACGTTAAAACCTTTTGCAGACTATGCACATGCTCCAATTACCATTGCAGCCTTTATATCGTTATTTATTTGTTTGATTCCAACGACGATAGGAGGTTTGTTATCTGCGATTGGTATTGCAGGAATGGATCGCGCATTGCGGGCAAATGTCATTACCAAAAGTGGTAAAGCAGTAGAAACAGCAGGAGATATCGATGTATTGCTGTTGGATAAAACAGGAACAATTACCATTGGTAATCGAAAAGCAACGCATTTTTATCCAGCGAATGGCATTGATGAAAAGCAGTTGATCAAAGCTGCCGTATTAAGTTCCATGAGTGATGAAACACCCGAAGGTAAATCCATTATTGAACTGGCAGCGATTAACCCATCATTGTATGCGGTTCAATCTCCCATTTTCATCAAGTTTACAGCAGAAACCAGAAGTTCAGGTGTTGATTATGACAATACCCGTATCCGAAAAGGAGCGACCGATGCCATTCGGGATATCGTAACAAAAGCTGGGCATCTATTTCCTGTGGAGATTGAAGAACAGGTGAAGACAATTTCACAAAATGGTGGTACACCATTGGTTGTTTCCGAAAATGAAATAGCCTTAGGTGTGATCGAGTTGCAAGACGTGATCAAACCAGGTATTCAAGAGCGATTTGAACGTTTACGCAGAATGGGTATCAAAACCGTGATGGTGACCGGTGATAACCCGTTGACAGCGAAATATATTGCTGAAAAAGCTGGAGTAGATGATTTTATCGCTGAAGCGAAACCAGAAGATAAGATGAACTACATCAAGAAAGAGCAAGCAGATGGACGTTTGGTTGCGATGATGGGTGACGGTACCAACGATGCACCTGCATTGGCACAAGCAGATGTGGGTGTTGCGATGAATAGTGGTACACAAGCGGCCAAGGAAGCTGGTAATATGGTGGATTTGGATAATGACCCTACGAAATTAATTGAAGTGGTGGAAATTGGAAAACAGCTATTGATGACCAGAGGTACACTCACAACGTTTAGTATAGCAAATGACGTAGCCAAATATTTTGCGATCATCCCCGCATTGTTTATCACGGCTATCCCCGCATTACAGGGCTTGAACATCATGCATTTACATAGCCCTGAAAGTGCTATTTTATCCGCTGTTATCTTCAATGCGATCATCATTCCATTTTTGATTCCATTGGCTTTGAAAGGGGTGGCTTATAAACCGATCGGTGCCAGTGCCTTGTTACGCAGAAACTTACTAATTTTTGGTTTAGGAGGTATATTGGTTCCTTTCGTGGGGATTAAAGCCATTGACCTGTTTGTTTCCTTATTTATATAAAATCAATACCATGAAAAAAGATATTTTAGCAGCAATCAAATTGACCCTTGTTTTGATCGTCTGTTTTGCTGTGATCTACCCATTTGCAGTCTGGATGATTGCAAAAACATCTCCCAATGGAGGAAAGGGAGAAATTGTTACCTTCAATGGGAAGACTTATTACAGTAACATTGGACAATCCTTTACCAAGGATGAGTATTTTTGGTCACGGCCTTCAGCCGTAAATTATAATGCCGCAGGTTCAGGAGCAAGCAATAAAGCACCTTCTAATGCGGACTATCTCGCAGCAGTACAAAATCGTGTTGATACTTTTTTAGTGCACAATCCACAGATTAAAAAAAGTGAAATCCCTGTCGATTTGATTACTGCAAGTGGGAGTGGTTTAGACCCTCATTT encodes the following:
- the kdpB gene encoding potassium-transporting ATPase subunit KdpB — translated: MNNNQSLFQKDVLQEACKQSFVKLNPKLMFRNPVMFTVEIGTFVMLLVSLWTLTGGTSQGNFGYNFILFLVLLLTLLFANFAEAIAEARGKAQADSLRKTREETPARLENGKTISSAQLVKGDIFICEAGDTIPSDGEIISGLATIDESAITGESAPVIREAGGDKSSVTGGTKVLSDKILVQVTTQPGESFLDKMIALVEGASRQKTPNEIALTILLAGFTLVFIIVTVTLKPFADYAHAPITIAAFISLFICLIPTTIGGLLSAIGIAGMDRALRANVITKSGKAVETAGDIDVLLLDKTGTITIGNRKATHFYPANGIDEKQLIKAAVLSSMSDETPEGKSIIELAAINPSLYAVQSPIFIKFTAETRSSGVDYDNTRIRKGATDAIRDIVTKAGHLFPVEIEEQVKTISQNGGTPLVVSENEIALGVIELQDVIKPGIQERFERLRRMGIKTVMVTGDNPLTAKYIAEKAGVDDFIAEAKPEDKMNYIKKEQADGRLVAMMGDGTNDAPALAQADVGVAMNSGTQAAKEAGNMVDLDNDPTKLIEVVEIGKQLLMTRGTLTTFSIANDVAKYFAIIPALFITAIPALQGLNIMHLHSPESAILSAVIFNAIIIPFLIPLALKGVAYKPIGASALLRRNLLIFGLGGILVPFVGIKAIDLFVSLFI
- a CDS encoding K(+)-transporting ATPase subunit C, coding for MKKDILAAIKLTLVLIVCFAVIYPFAVWMIAKTSPNGGKGEIVTFNGKTYYSNIGQSFTKDEYFWSRPSAVNYNAAGSGASNKAPSNADYLAAVQNRVDTFLVHNPQIKKSEIPVDLITASGSGLDPHFSVQAAQVQVKRIAKIRNIPESTLLELIKNKTEKPLFGIFGPEKINVLKLNIALDQLAKK